Genomic segment of Gasterosteus aculeatus chromosome 4, fGasAcu3.hap1.1, whole genome shotgun sequence:
GTTTTTAGAAATTACTAAAATCGTAGAGACAAGGGAGATCTaaagtttaaaatgtttttatatatgttCAAGATGGTCTCCAAGGTTAGCTTATTATTCATAATAACAATCCATGTCACATCACATTATGCATTTCGTCATTAATCACTGCCATTAATTAAACTTTAAACCCAAATTTGGAACCTGTGgtataaaacatttacaattttGACCTCCTAAAATGACAAAAGTCAACATTGAAACGTGATCCCCGACAGTAGAATACTGGTTGAACATCATCATGATCACTTTAACGTTAAGTTAGGGGGAGAGGATCAGTGGTTAAGCTTACAATCAAATGAAAAACCAGCGTAACGTTACTTTTTGTTAGTACAAGAGGACTTCTAATCGACACGGTCTCGAGGCCACATTCGTACTAAGGGCTCAAGCCGAATGCAAcaagcacagacagacagacagacagggaggcaggcaggcagacagacagacagacagacagacagacctcgAGCTGCTGCTCCTGAAGGACACCTGGAACCCGCGCGCGCTCACAGCGTTCAGTCGCTGCTTGTATTTACTGAACTGACGCCCAAACGCCAGAAACAAGCGTAACTGCCCgcgcaacactgttcccatgtTAGCCCTTTGTGTCGGAACATTATGGCTTCGGCGTTTTGGTCGAGAACAGTCCGAGAACACAAAGAAGCATTTGTGTGCAGCTTAAGAAAAGTTGTTGAGCGACCGGATAGTTAGTTTGAACTTCCTGCAAGGTGCGTTCAAGGACTTAAGGAAATCTCACAAGTCACATCTCTTGCATAAATTAAACCCTTAAAACATTgaggaatttctttttttatcataaCATATAAAAGCACAAATATGGTGGTGTTCGAAAGTTTCTTCTGTATATATTTTCCGGAAGAGGTcccaaaaatatattcatgaatatGTTTATCTGGATTTACATTTAAGGGGATTGTTTCATAGTCTTTGCACAGATAAACTTCTTAAATAAATTTGACTAATTCTTGCATAGCACTGGCTGTAACAGCAAGTCTTACTCCACAATGTTAATGCATTTCCGTTTCTTAAATCCTAAAAGCAAAGGGTCCAAAttcatgaataaaaacagataGTTGCAGTGCAACATCTGTATGTCATTTTGTTTCATGAATAAACCTTCATCAAACTCAAAAGGTTACAACAGAAGAGACAATTACAGAcaataatgaaaacatgttattttttatataaaactGAAAGATCAGTaggaaaaacaagaaataagCTTTAGAACTGTTCACACAAATGTGGTTACCTCATTAGGGTCGTTGGGAATAGTTTAGGGATACTTAACCATTCTGACAGCCAGGTAATCCAGCAATGTTTGGGTTGAAAAATAACACCATTAAAAAGGTAGAAGCCACAAAATCCTTGTTTTGATTCACCAGGAAACAGATTGTGGTGACCTGCTAGGAAATCGTTGTGATGTCTTATTTGAGCTTTACGATATTGTGTTAttgaaaaataaagataatggaaaccacgttttttttctttttttttcatatcacATTGTGTGCGTTCGTCCATGTCTCAGTTGTCCTTGTGGTCTCCGTCTTCCTCCAGTTTCCTGATCTCTGCCTTCAGGTGGTTGATGTTTTCTCTGCTGGCTTTTAGTTTGTCTTTCAGCTCAGTGATCTCCTGGCTGGTTCTCTTCTTTGCTGCCTCCATTTTCTCCTTTGTCCTCTGCTCCAGCTCATTGACTgcaaacacagcaaacacacacagtaaaaaacCCAATTTCAGTTACTCAAAACCATGCAGACGCTGCTCTTGTGTACCGCTGCgtgaacttttatttttcctcttatGCTGTACAAAAAATGCTGCATAAAATACGTACATTCGGTCTCATGCTTGTATGCACCCAAGGTAAGTTGTCTCGAAGTGGTCAGAAGCTGCTGCATCATGGCCGTAGGATCCTGGAAGATCTGAAACATTACAAAGAAAAAGAGTCCGGCGCATAACTCCCAGTTCCACACAATTCTaaatttacacaaaaacactgATGTGATAATGTTGGTTTGAAAGCTTAATGTGTGTGGAAACCTATTGTGATTCATGTAATCGATTTAGGCAAGATTAAATGCTGTAGCAAGCGAACAGAAGTACCATTTCATCATAGAATTCAGAGACAACAGTCTTCTTGGGTATTGCACTGGAGTCTGACTGGAACAGCTTCAACAGATGGTACAGAGTCACCTGAGACAAAGGTACGAAAATATAAGCATGCTAAAATGGAAATTGCATACTAAATACTAGTTATTATCATGTCGCGAGTATCAGGTGCTAAAATGCAAAGCGTCTTCAGAAGATATTAGATAGGCTCTCACGGGTCTCTCGTTGGGGTCAATGAAGAAGATCTTGACGATGATCTCAAACTCTCCCCAGCCCGTCTCTGTGATCTCGTACGGAGGCTTGGTCACCACTGGAGGGAAGAGACACAAAGGGGGGGCACTGTGCACCTGTCTTTATGCTTATATGATGTCCCACTGTGCCCGTCCATATTAGCATTCGCCTCTTGCTTTTATTGAAggtcacattttcattttaacatcAATAAGCGCAATCCACAGGAGGCGACAGCACgtgacaaagaaaacagatgTGTTACTCACCTCTCAGAGGGTTACCGTAGCTCTCGTGAAGCTTGAACTGGATCTTCTTCACATAGGCAGACATATCCTGGAAAAGCAATGGTATGCATATGAAATCAATTAAACAGACCCGTAATATTATGCCTGGTAACAGCCATCAACGGCAGCGTTGCATATGCTAAGCATGCGcgttgtgacctctgacctcatttCTGTAAGGCTTCACGTAGACGGACCACTGGTGCGTGTGtccgtcctcctccctctttttcccGAAGTAACGGGCGACGTTCCCAAACACGATGGGCTTCACGATGGTTATCCCCTACGGGTGAAATGGGGGGGACCTGTTTAAGTACTTTAAGTTACAGGATaatacaaaacaacaagacaaagaAGCTGTGTGGGTGACGTTATTTAATCTATAAGCTGTGATAGAAGTTCATATTTTCCATAGTGCGAGGCATCTCCGGTGTGACGTTACCTTAACTCGCCCCCCGGAATCTGGACCAAATTCAGTCATCTTTTTGAACATAGTAGGGGAGAGAGAGTGGAGTCGACCCCGTGGTTCACTCTAAAGGACCCTTCTTGTTCCACCGCGTGTGTCCTCATTGAATAAACCTGCCATTCAAgcgcataaactaggcttcgaAAACTAGCCAAAACCTCTTTATTTCAAACAAGAGCCGGAAGTGACAAGTGCAACGCGCTGGGCTGCTCGCCGAAACTAACGCCGTGACACGAAGGTTCCGGCTGATGGATGACCCGTCGGACGAGTAGCACAGTTGACGTTTTGTAATACGGTTGTGTAACAGTTTGTATCACAGCACGACGGCTCTAAAATACTGCAAATAGCTTTGATCCGGCAACACGTAGAATATAAGCATCTGTACTGATACCGCTATTTCAAGTTAATTGTAATTCAATTGACTCctgaataaatattttgttCCACCTGCGCTTGAAAACACTATTGTAGATTAATGGTCGGCTTGAGTTATGACTTTTGTTTAACTAAATATAAATGTGCTAAATATGTCTCTAGTTGACAACGACATAAGTAGGTTAGCACTACTGTAATAAATATAATCATTTTATGAACTTAAATTAAATAGGCTAAGAATCCATTTTAGCACAATGTAGTTTCTAGTACTTTTAAATAGAAACTAAAACTACTTTATCACAATGGTTCaacattggaaaaaaataatcaatgaTCATCTTCCTTCAGCTTATGCATCATGTATAAAGGAAAACCACAAAAATCAGAgttcagaaatgttttatttacttaaGTGCAAAAGACCACTTGAAGACTTTTGACTACCGTGGTTTATTCCCAGACCAGGAATGTGTAGTTAAAATGACACAGATGACAGCTCTTACCATGAATAATCTAGAGGGGATATTTTAGTTCGGTTCCCACCCAGTTAAACCTGTCAGGTTGGGTTATACATAGATGCATTTCTTCAAGCGTTTCTGTCATGTTACAGTGGAAGAAGTAGCTGTAATTCAGGTTGCGGCTAGTAGAAAAAATATCTTACCATTccaatttttaaaaaagatcTATTAAAAACACACTAGAAAAAGACGCTCCACAGCTACTTGTGTGAGGTAAAGTCTCGACGCAGCAGCCACACTTCCAACGGACCGCTAGGTTGTCCGTGGTGACGGCAACCTGAAAACACTTACCTCCAGCGCTGTGGAGAGAGGTCAGCACAAGGCAAACACAAACTATACTAGTGTAGTATAGAAAAGTATAGTGAGCAATCAGAACCTCAGTTTAGGACGGCTTTGGGTGGCCTTTAGTGTAAAAGACTCATGGTGCCGCGGCATCAAACCATTATAGGTGTAGAGGAAGAGGCGTtaatcacattgaaaaatccCCCTCGGGGGCAAAATGTCTCACTCTTTCACATTGTTCTGCTGTACAAAAACCCAATTTACAATGCTTCACTACTCTTTTACAGAGTTTACAAAGTTACGGGAGAAAATGGATTAATATGCGAGAATATATAACACTCTCTTTAAAGTCAACGGTTAAAATGTTACATAACAGGAGCATCCGTGAGGTTTTCAGAGTAGTTTGGATGCCTTCAGTCTAAATAACATCGTTTCAGGAGAGTTCGGTGTGATTCCTGCAGTTATCACGGCGACTAGGGTCCACAGCACTTACAATCAacacacacctgagaacacGTCAGATTTGAGGGGATGACTATGGATTTGGAACGAGGTGGGggtcaaaagaaaagacaatcaTTTGGACATGTGGACAAATAaccttgaataaataaaaggaggCATTTAGACAGTTGTTGTGGGGCACATACACATTAGTCGTGTTTGCTTACGTGTCATCAGTGCGGCCCTGAGAAAACAcagccccccccggcccttTTCTACCAGCATATCTTGACCTCAGACAAGTGCTCATTTGACAAAACAATCATTTGGACATGCAGGGCAGTGGAATAAGTAGGCGTTGCCTTGCGTATGATGACAAAGTTAATGTTACGGCGCAGATCACATATCAAACCAAGTGGTGTTTTCCGTATGTTGCTTCAAAGTATCGCATCTATGATGTTGCCAGAGTAGAAGTGtttacacaaacatacagagaCAGGCAAGGCGTGGGAGACgggagcaaaacaaaacaaaaggcaatcattttctttaaatatcaaatcacaAAATGAGATATGAATATAAAGGACGACCATTAACATTAAACTACAACTGCATCTGGAGGTAACATGGATTACGGAGGATTACAATAAGTAAATTTCACATTAACAGGACAAAGTTGAGTTTGTTTGGATTGGAAGAATTATTGGCGATAGCTATTCAGTGTGATACACACAACAGAAGCCCTTTGTACACAATATTCTTTGGGATTTTGCGTAAAGTTTCCCAAAATTGTTCAGAGAGCAACATGTACATGTTGCCCTTCAACTTCTTTAAAGTTTGACATGACCTTCCATTAATGCACATTGCAAAAAAGTACATTCAATTAAATTGTCTTACCTTGTTAACGTTTTAtccatttgaataaaataaaacaaaaatactttaaaccATAAAGCTGCTTTCTaatactggaaaaaaaaaaccctataCATATTCAATATGAAAAACAatctaaaatacacatttaatatAAATGAGCCAAACAGAGGAATTCACCAAATGCATTGagtacctcagtaaacattttttattacaaCACCATCTAGTTTTTAATCAAAAGCAGAGACACATTTACAAACATTCTAACGAAAGGAATAAATGAGAATGAGGGGAGGGGAGAACACATCAAATATGTACCCTATAAAAACTGATCTCTAAACTGAATGTACACAGTACAGCGagcaaaggaaaataaaaccaaaaccaagTAGGATGTCACGTTTGTGTCTTCTAATTGGGATTATGTGGGccattttattgtttctttgcaaaaaaaaaaaaaaaaaaatatcaccaCAAGTAGTCATCTTTATGTCAaataaaacatcataaaaataaaagaactgcttggaaagtttctttttttttttcatcatctcGTAGTTACCATGAGTACACATGTTGGGATAACACAGCCTTACACACAGGTCAGGGTCTTCCATCCACTGCTCTCATTCAGGCAGACAAGATGaacagacagaaagaaggaTAGGTGGAGACCGAGAGGAGCgatggaggcagaggaggtggtggtaatCCTGTCCGGTCATGCAGGGTGGGAGGTGGTGGTGCTCTGAAattcttcctccctttccttctgTCCACCCTTGATCCTCGTCAGCTGAAAAGGTGTCAAAACGAAGGGTGGAGTTTGGTTTCGAGGCAGCCCAACAGTGaacactctttctctctctcccccccatcaTCATTAAACCTCTAGGCTACACATACATGGAGCACACCGGGGCTGGGCTCAATCCAACATCACTTTGAGTCACAGGGACAGAGTTCTTCCAAATCCACCTGCCCAACAGGTCACTCAGACAAGGGGACTGTTAACGGCAGAATGTTCCGTTCTCTGAATGCTCAGCTGACTTTGGTATTGCACCCAACCCTGGCACAGTCACAGACACCGTCATGCAAAGTTGAACAGGAAATATCAAAGAAGCCAAATGTATCcgtatgcacacaaacacaccagagaAATAATACAATATGCTGTTCAATGTATGCCTAAATTGAGTGACCgggatttattttaattaaagtaaAGAATTTCTGATGAAATTGCGTGCAAATTTTGCAAGCTTTttaatctttgaatctttaaatGTGTTAAACTGAACTGACCCTTCAGTCATACAGCGTGCAGCTAGCAAGTTTCATGGGGTCAGCCATACACACTAGCAGATTCTATGAGGTTTATAAAAGGTGAAAAATGTGTAATTCTCTCCCAACAGAGACATgagtttaaaatatataatagtcTTTTATATATAACagactaaaacaaaacattatccACTAGACgtttatatgtttttattttgataacGTGCCCCCTCCCACACCGATTATCATTCAGCTAACTCAAGAATACATTTTCCTAACAACCAATCTAGAATTGGTAAGCGTCAGCCTCAGACACTGAGACATTTCACATAGAAACAGTGCATGATTCCTTTTCTGGAATCCATTAATATAGAAGCTAAGATACAAGGACAcagattataaatatataaaccaTAAAACTATAAGGAATGCAGACATCTGATTTAGACACAGATTATTTGCTATGACCGCCCAGTCCTAattgtaaataaacaaattacattcGACAGGATAAAATTCTGTCAATGTAATTTAATATATGTTTTTATAACCTGGTAAACATTATGCCAGCAATTAAGCTGAAATGtgttgaataattaaaaaagataGGTCCAGCATGGAAGGTACAGTTAACTGGAGAAGCAGCGTCTTTATCATAGTTACAAATGACAGCTGCAATGAGCAATTAGTGCGTCAACTGGACACGTTTTCCCCAGTTTTAAAGCACCTCTTAACAGAAACAATAGTGATCAATTATGTGAATGCCACTTCAAACTAGTTAGGTATTGGTGCTGCAAggttttgattgacaggttaaATTACAACTGGCATCTGCACCAAAAAGGCCTCCCTTACAGGCATGTCAAATGAGAACAGAGGATTTCACATGACTCAGATTCAAATGCATTTGGTTTTTGCTGTAGAAAAGGTTTTACATGGTGCAGGGCTACAGACAAAAAACAGGTGACCCGACAATAACAATATTGTATACAACACATCCTTGTCACACTATCATTCATAAGGGACTTTAACATCCGGTACAAGTGAGATGGCGGTTGactaaaaaaagtcaaattacaGATCAATTGTAAGACTAAGGAAATCGTTTGCCATATTAGAAAATATGTCTTGAACTTATGTTCATTATAGAATATCTGAGGTCTTACAGCATATTAAAATATGGATCAGCGTCTCCACTATCACAGCATGGAAATGAAACTGGACAGAGCCAAACCAGGGTCAACCAGTCCATGAACTCAGATATTCAAAGTGTTAATCTGTTAAAAACACTACTACTACGATGGAATACTGAAGATTTAAATAGTCCTATTTGAAAGGCTACATTTTGTACAAGCAGGGGGCATTACCTGTACCTGTGCCTCATTAAGAATAACTTCTTCAGAAAATGTTATAGATTGCTTGTTGTATACCAGAAAAATACATCTTTTGTGAATGCTGTGTGGAGAAATTTACATTTCTACTCAATATGCTGATTGTATAGCTGATTTGCTGAATAGGAACTAAACAAATTTCACAAAATAGCCAAATTAAATTGCATAATAGCCATGCAAACTGCATTCAGTTATACATTATAAATCCTCCCTGTCATTTAAAAAGGACAAGAATGATGATTGATGACATGTACATAAAACGGCTTGACCCTGGCTCAACGTGAGCCAATAGTATACGGCCTGTTTGAAAAGGACATCAGGCCTCTGACCCCGAGCATGCACCTACACAGACTGAAGGGATCGCATGAGAAGGTCATTTCAGCCAGTTTGCAAACAGTGTACAATCCCCCATGGCAACATGAACAATACAAGGGCTTTAGAGCACTCCAAACAACTACCaggaacccccccaccccagggAAGACCATGCTATAAGATCAGACTGAGTGCAAAGCTAGTTTTACACCTACACACATTTAGTTGAAAATATACTCAACAAATGCTGTGCCCACTGGGGATCTCCGACCTAACAGAAGCAGCCGAATAAAGTGTGCTGTTGCAATGCAACTACTGAAATGCTGCTAGGTTGTTACATTTACCGGTTCCTACTGAAAACGTACCTAGGTGATGATTTAAGTGGACGGAACGtggacaaatatatattatattctctCGATACGAGAGTGATCCTTCGTGAAGAGGTTCCCAGTGGACACAGTCTTACCGTAGTGAAAAACCTTTAGTATACAGACAATTAGCTGTTATGTTCTCTTGGTCTGGATTTCACGTTTTCTAAATGCAGCGAGCCCacaagcaacccccccccccctcacttaaTATTTCAGTGTTAGACATAAATAATGCATGTAGGACATGTGTATAgactttacatttaaacatcATGGTCTAAAGGGTTAATGTAGTTATGTCTGAGCGCTTTAAGCGAGATATTATTTGTGGCAACGCTGAATCCGTTTAAGCTACTAGACTCAGAGCTACAAAAACTGGTTCAAACGCAACACCACAGACATCTTAGTGCGTTGGCAGTGAAAAACATGGGAACGACACACAATATTGCAGTTCCAAAACGTTACACAAGGTATCATGTTTAAACGTATGGAAACCTCGCACCAAGCCAGACAATTAGCCTCACAATATTTACCTCAAATCATTTGAGAGCAACGAACCTTTTGCAACATGGCAGGAATATTTGTTTAAGCACAAGCTGGTGTTGTGTAGTTTTAACTATAAATCACCCATTACATGACTCAACATCCAAAAAGTCAGCAAAAAAAGTAACACTATGAGGCCAAAATACTTGATCTCCTGCCAAGATATCATTTAAAATCAATACTGCAGCCTACAGTACATACAAGTcacatacaaaacaaatgtaaatgtatgctGAGTATCAGTGTCAAATACCGATCAATCGGACTCATACGTTTGCTGCGTGAATCAAAATTCTTCCATACattcaatataataataaagtttGGATTTTTTACAGGTTAACTGAATCAGTAAATATACCTCTTGCCAATCAAATCTGTAAGATCCTGCATTAATCCATGCATCTATTCTAAAGTTGAACCCATTTTGACATCATAAAATTAGAAATTGTAATGCAAAGCCATTGCTTCAAAAAATAGGTTACACAACGGTCGAAAGGTAAGTAATACTAGGCTGAAAGACATTCAATTTGACCAAATTAAAATGTCAGGAAAATTACTGACATCCATAAAAAGGCACAATAACATTGTCAAAATTTCAAGAAGTGTCCAGAATTCAGCAGTTATCAACACTGTTTGATAAATCAGTGTTCATCTTCTCCCGACAgagatgtataaatatattcaaactTTGTAATATGTAAACCACAGGTTCAACATTCTAATGTTTTTTGTTCCtctaaaaacacaatccaaTTTGAACAGACCACACAAAATGCCATCTCTGTAATAAAATATTGGGGAATCCAAGCCAACATACAATTCTATTAAACTCACATATATGGAAATTACAAAGTATTTTCATATTCGAgcccaaacattttttttttggttcaccGACCATTGTTACTGGCAAAAGACAAAATTTGGataatttttcacttttttttaggCGCCAAACAGATGTTTAGACTAGTAAAGGTTTTAGAGGAGTCTGCGAACTTCAAAAAAGCAGAACTAATGCAAACGTTTCGTGCCCCAGCAAAACACGTTTCGTGCCCCAAACAAACAACCAGCAGGGATTTCTGGCCATGTTGTCTGCTTCATAATTCATCCGGTCATTTCAAGTTTTGCATTTTGCCAGCGTCAGAGGCACGTGGACCAAAAGGTGACACAACATCCACAGTGTATTTTCTGATTTGGGGAGAGCCACAGCTTGATACGGACTCTTACAAACCCCCCTAAGCTAAATATCATGGTGAATACAGCAAGAAATACTGTCTGAGAGAACAGATATACGACAACCGTGGACTGATGTGACATATGAAGAGCAGACTTACCGTATACCTACCTGAAACCAATGGACTGAGTTTTAGAACAGTTCCCTTTGCTTACCTTGTCTACGTTGTTATATAGATTCAAATGAACTTTTCTGAATGCTCAAAAGCCTTTTATGGCCCAAGACTGACTGTATTTAATAATTGGCTATAATCTGTAGATTACATTCCGGACAAATTGCCTCAGAAAATCCTGAACTAAACTAAATCCTTAAATCCAGACGAAGAGGTGAGCACTCAAAGCAAATGCATCTTCTGCCTCGATCCGGGTCTAAAAAGTGTAGTGACGAGGAAGACAGAAGAGAGCTTAGGACGGAAGTAAAAGAACAGCGGAAATGTGGTACCCACCTCCCTTCTGGTCTAGCGGTGTCGGtattccctctccctctctctctcacggtCTCGGTCCCTGTCCCGCTCGCGGTGGCGGTCTCGCTCCCGGCTGCGTTCTCGGTAATAGTCCTCATGCCGGTCCCGGCTGCGGGACTTGTGGCGTCGGCTCTTTTCTCGGGAGCGACTGTGGTCCCGTTCCCTGGAACGTTCTCTCCTGGCATGGACAAGCATCATTGGACTGTGTACAAGGGGTTCAAAGTTTCAAATACCAAATGTTCCAGGGCCATTTCCCAATCggaaagaaaatgtttacaTACAGTCACAAATACAGCACATACAGACAAGAAATAGTCCACACTTCAAATATGGCTAAAATTTCACACAATTTTACACCACTTTCTAGATACAATATATTGTCTTTACACAGTACCACAGTCTCAATCAATTGAATGAGAATGTGTGTCCAAACTTGTTACTGTAAGTAATCTCAAGtggttctttgtgtctttttagcttaaaaaacaacaacatgtaacGTAACACATCTAATGGCCAATGCACAAGCTTAAAATCTTACCTGGAGGCGGAACCATAGCTTTTTGACTCAATGCCGTGGAGACAGTCCTGTAGGGAGCTGATTAAGACCTTACAGCGGTCGTCTGCAGACACTTTGGACTGCTTAATCAGACTGATCGCTGTCACCAAGGTCTCTATAGCACTGCCATAGTCAGCTAAGGAGAGAACACAAGGATGCATTTTGGTTTTCATAGGCTCTTGTGCTTGTCTTGTTGAGATTAAATGTGTGCACGGCTGTGTTGCGAGTGTGTTACCTGCGCTGGCATCAGACACTGCTCTCGATATAGCGCTGGAGGAGATGGCTCTGTTCCTGTTCATGATCTCTTCAAACTCTGCCTCGCTCAGAGGTGTCCGTGACGCCTCCATTTcactataaatacacacacgggTAGATGCAGGtgttaagagacaaagttacgCAAGACAATGTTGTTTCTGCAACAATTTAAATGGGCCCCAACAACAAAACGCATTGAACTGTAAATCAACAACTTGGACAAAAAACATTCTTACCGGCCTCCCGGACCATAGTCGCCTCTTTCATATGGTGGCGGTCGTCCGTATGGGTCGTTTGGTCCGGGGGGGCCTCGGTTGTCATTCGGGGGCATGTTGTTGTTAGGCGGTGGGAAGAAGTTAGGGTTGACAtggggtgctggtggtggtccaCCCGGCGGGGGACCTGGcatgtgtgggggaggggccAAAGCCATGGGGGGCCCAATGGGGCCTGGGGGACGTAGAGAGAAGGGTCCCGGGGGTGGCGGGCCCTGCTGAGGGGGTGGGGGACCCGGGGGAGGGCCGTAACCGGGAGGAGGGGGACCTGGGGGCAGAGGTCCCATCGGAGGCTGGACAAACTGCCCGGGGAATAGAACAGGGGGAGGGGGCCTATCGCCGCGATTTGGAGgcccagagagtggaggcgggAGCCCCTGGCCAGGAAGTGGAGGTCCTGGtggaccagggggaccaggtggACCAGGGGGTGGACGTGGGGGGCCCTGCATCCCACCTAAAAGAGAACACAATAGACCAAAAAAAGCCATGAGACTAAATGTAGTGAATACTTGAGgttttgtttatgttttagCAGAGTTCTCCCCCGTCATGCTTGAGTACCACGGGAAAATAAGTGTTATAGaaagcacaacaaaaacaacaacaaagccttTTCAAAGCTCTTCTTTGAAGGAAATATTTTAAAGTACTAGCCACTATAGGATATTCAAGTTAGAGATAATAACACAGACGGAGACGGAGCAAGGCACAGCAACAGGAAACAACAAATTAAAAGGGGACATGATAGAAAAAAAGGATGCTGGAAATTAAACCACAAGGCAACAGAAAAGATGGAGATACACTGGTGG
This window contains:
- the yeats4 gene encoding YEATS domain-containing protein 4; protein product: MFKKMTEFGPDSGGRVKGITIVKPIVFGNVARYFGKKREEDGHTHQWSVYVKPYRNEDMSAYVKKIQFKLHESYGNPLRVVTKPPYEITETGWGEFEIIVKIFFIDPNERPVTLYHLLKLFQSDSSAIPKKTVVSEFYDEMIFQDPTAMMQQLLTTSRQLTLGAYKHETEFNELEQRTKEKMEAAKKRTSQEITELKDKLKASRENINHLKAEIRKLEEDGDHKDN